One genomic segment of Erysipelotrichaceae bacterium 66202529 includes these proteins:
- the yaaA gene encoding S4 domain-containing protein YaaA, protein MDIKITSEYITLGQLLKMTDFIQSGGEAKFAVKSLAIKVNQEQENRRGRKLYAGDVIEIEGSVFTLS, encoded by the coding sequence ATGGATATAAAGATAACCAGTGAATACATAACTTTAGGTCAACTGCTGAAAATGACAGATTTTATCCAGAGCGGCGGTGAAGCAAAATTTGCGGTGAAATCACTTGCAATCAAAGTGAACCAGGAACAGGAAAACCGCAGAGGACGCAAGCTGTATGCAGGCGATGTCATCGAAATTGAGGGCAGTGTATTTACTTTGTCATGA
- the dnaA gene encoding chromosomal replication initiator protein DnaA: MSNFAKVQLEQIWQKTLQLINESAHFDDAVFNAWYKEDSHLFDIEDDFATIVVPYKINKQIMMDSIDLIQQKLSDVLDMKVSCQILLKSEVDMLQPSSVVKRRNEILFEDKVKKEYTFDSFVVGKNNREAHAAALSVCYYPGKFNNPLFIFGNSGLGKTHLLHAIGNYVKANRPEEKVLYIYSEDFVTLLIEAMKNKTVEDVKEMICSVDYLLIDDIQRLKQSTSQEIFFNMYNKLISDNKQIVITSDIHPTELKGIENRLISRFSSGLSVSVGSPEFETAKAILQKKMEGRSDEIMIDDEVLDFLATRFASDVRKLEGTLNELFFKAILYNPERIDITFAKEIFKENPIVVKQEDELTPKQIKNAVCEYYGLTRTQIESKSRTKNIANARHIAIYLCRTHLEMPFAKIGFEFGNRDHSTIMSSYEKMMKLLKEKETFQQAVMQIESSLGIK; the protein is encoded by the coding sequence ATGTCTAATTTTGCAAAGGTTCAACTTGAGCAGATCTGGCAGAAAACACTTCAGCTCATAAATGAAAGTGCACATTTCGATGATGCCGTATTCAATGCATGGTATAAAGAAGATTCTCATCTCTTTGATATAGAGGATGATTTTGCGACCATTGTTGTTCCTTATAAGATCAACAAACAAATCATGATGGATTCCATTGATTTGATTCAGCAAAAGCTGTCCGATGTACTGGATATGAAAGTCTCCTGTCAAATCCTGTTAAAGAGCGAAGTGGATATGCTTCAGCCATCATCTGTCGTGAAAAGAAGAAATGAGATTTTATTTGAAGACAAAGTAAAAAAAGAGTATACCTTCGACAGCTTTGTCGTTGGGAAAAACAACCGGGAAGCTCATGCAGCGGCACTCTCTGTATGCTATTATCCCGGAAAATTCAACAATCCGCTGTTTATCTTTGGTAATTCAGGTCTGGGAAAAACCCACCTTCTGCATGCCATCGGCAACTATGTCAAGGCAAACAGACCGGAGGAAAAGGTTTTATACATCTACAGTGAGGATTTTGTCACACTGCTGATTGAAGCAATGAAAAATAAGACGGTTGAGGATGTCAAGGAAATGATCTGCTCCGTTGATTATCTGTTGATTGATGATATCCAGCGTCTGAAACAGAGTACCTCGCAGGAAATTTTCTTCAATATGTATAACAAGCTGATTTCCGACAACAAGCAGATCGTCATTACCAGTGATATCCATCCTACTGAGCTTAAAGGTATTGAAAACAGGCTGATTTCCCGTTTTTCCAGCGGCTTGTCCGTATCGGTAGGCTCTCCGGAATTTGAAACTGCAAAAGCTATTTTACAGAAAAAAATGGAAGGCCGCAGCGACGAGATTATGATTGATGACGAGGTTCTTGATTTTCTGGCAACCCGTTTCGCAAGCGATGTCAGAAAACTGGAGGGAACTCTCAATGAGCTGTTTTTTAAAGCAATATTATATAATCCGGAGCGCATTGATATCACATTCGCCAAGGAAATATTTAAGGAAAATCCTATTGTTGTAAAGCAAGAGGATGAGCTAACACCAAAGCAGATCAAAAATGCGGTATGCGAATATTATGGCCTGACCAGAACACAGATCGAATCAAAATCCAGAACAAAAAATATAGCAAATGCACGACATATTGCTATATATCTGTGCAGAACGCATCTGGAAATGCCATTTGCGAAAATCGGTTTTGAATTTGGAAACCGCGATCATTCAACCATCATGTCATCCTATGAAAAGATGATGAAGCTGTTAAAGGAAAAGGAAACCTTTCAACAGGCTGTTATGCAGATTGAAAGCAGTCTGGGGATAAAATAG
- the gyrB gene encoding DNA topoisomerase (ATP-hydrolyzing) subunit B has translation MDENQMKEIEEMEDKVDHSYTADDIQVLEGLEAVRKRPGMYIGSTSERGLHHLVWEIVDNSIDEALAGFATDIEITIEKNNIIRVEDNGRGMPTGIVEKTGISGVETIFTVLHAGGKFGGGAYKVSGGLHGVGASVVNALSEWLEVNVHQNGHEYYLRFEDGGKATNPLKIINDSEKHGSIVRFKADPEIFQETQEYDFDTLNARVRQLAFLNKSIRLVLCDERDEEPKRIEYKYDGGIRQYVEYLNKNKTPLHEEVVYVEGIEDGILAEIAMQYNDGYIPSIYSFCNNINTMEGGTHEDGFRLALTRIINAYAREQGMIKKDETLAGDDVREGLTAIISVKHPDPQYEGQTKTKLGNSEVRKIVSSILGEQLDRFFMENPDTAKIIVDKAILASKARLAAKKARELTRRKSALEITSLPGKLADCSSKDASECEIYIVEGDSAGGSAKQGRNSKFQAILPLRGKILNVEKARLQRIFENNEIRSMITAFGCGIGEEMDVSKLRYHKIIIMTDADVDGAHICTLMLTFFYRYLRPIIEGGYVYIAMPPLFKVAKGNRVEYVYKEEAMEEVRASMGENVNVQRYKGLGEMNPEQLWETTMDPAFRTLKQVNIDDAMEADSVFEMLMGEEVEPRRDFIQENAIYANLDI, from the coding sequence ATGGATGAGAATCAGATGAAAGAAATCGAAGAAATGGAAGATAAGGTTGATCATTCTTATACGGCTGATGATATTCAAGTCCTGGAAGGACTGGAAGCTGTTCGGAAGCGACCTGGTATGTATATCGGTTCTACGAGTGAGAGAGGTCTTCATCACCTTGTCTGGGAAATCGTTGATAACTCGATCGATGAGGCTCTGGCCGGATTCGCTACCGATATAGAAATAACGATTGAGAAGAACAATATCATCCGTGTGGAGGATAACGGCCGCGGAATGCCGACAGGAATCGTTGAGAAAACCGGAATCTCCGGAGTGGAAACAATATTCACAGTGCTGCATGCCGGAGGTAAATTCGGAGGCGGTGCGTATAAGGTATCCGGAGGTCTGCATGGTGTAGGTGCCAGTGTTGTAAATGCGTTGAGTGAATGGCTGGAGGTTAATGTACATCAAAACGGTCATGAATATTATCTGCGCTTTGAGGATGGCGGCAAGGCTACCAATCCTTTAAAAATTATCAATGACAGTGAGAAGCACGGGTCTATCGTACGCTTCAAGGCAGATCCTGAAATATTCCAGGAGACGCAGGAATATGATTTTGATACACTGAATGCCCGTGTTCGTCAGCTTGCTTTTCTGAATAAGAGTATTCGCCTGGTGCTTTGCGATGAACGCGATGAGGAACCAAAACGTATAGAGTATAAGTATGACGGTGGTATTCGTCAGTATGTGGAATATCTGAACAAGAACAAGACTCCTTTACATGAAGAGGTCGTTTATGTTGAGGGAATAGAGGACGGTATTCTGGCTGAAATCGCCATGCAGTACAATGACGGCTATATTCCAAGCATTTACTCCTTCTGTAACAATATCAATACGATGGAGGGAGGAACGCATGAGGACGGCTTCCGGCTTGCTCTGACGCGAATTATCAATGCCTATGCAAGAGAGCAGGGAATGATTAAAAAGGATGAAACACTGGCAGGAGATGATGTCAGAGAGGGTCTGACTGCGATTATTTCTGTTAAGCATCCGGATCCTCAATACGAAGGACAGACCAAAACGAAGCTGGGAAATTCCGAGGTACGTAAAATTGTTTCGAGTATTTTGGGAGAGCAGCTGGACCGCTTCTTTATGGAAAACCCGGATACGGCAAAAATTATTGTAGATAAGGCAATTCTTGCAAGCAAGGCACGTCTTGCGGCTAAAAAGGCAAGAGAGCTGACGAGAAGAAAAAGTGCTTTGGAAATCACATCTCTACCAGGAAAGCTTGCGGACTGTTCCAGCAAGGATGCCTCCGAATGTGAAATTTACATTGTCGAGGGTGATTCAGCCGGAGGAAGTGCAAAGCAGGGAAGAAATTCCAAATTCCAGGCAATCCTTCCACTGCGAGGTAAAATTCTGAATGTAGAGAAAGCACGTTTGCAGAGAATTTTTGAGAATAACGAAATTCGCTCCATGATTACAGCATTCGGCTGTGGAATTGGAGAGGAAATGGATGTAAGTAAGCTGCGTTATCATAAAATCATTATCATGACCGATGCCGATGTCGACGGTGCACATATCTGTACCCTAATGCTGACGTTCTTCTACCGTTATCTGCGCCCAATCATCGAGGGTGGATATGTATATATTGCCATGCCTCCGCTGTTTAAGGTAGCGAAGGGTAACCGGGTAGAATATGTGTATAAGGAAGAAGCCATGGAGGAGGTACGTGCATCCATGGGTGAGAATGTCAATGTGCAGCGTTACAAAGGTTTGGGGGAAATGAATCCGGAGCAGTTGTGGGAGACAACCATGGATCCGGCATTCCGTACGCTGAAGCAGGTCAATATTGATGATGCGATGGAAGCGGACAGTGTGTTTGAGATGCTGATGGGTGAGGAAGTAGAGCCTAGAAGGGACTTTATTCAGGAAAATGCAATTTATGCGAATCTGGATATCTAA
- the recF gene encoding DNA replication/repair protein RecF, protein MRLETLRLHDFRNYADINVSFSDGIHILTGKNAQGKTNLLESILYLSTTRSHRTSEDKDLIKEGEEAFFIKASIAKEQKTEDIRVTVNEKGKNLFIYQNPVNRVSDFIGEFNSVMFCPDDMNLFQASPRVRRRFVDMELSKISKKYVSTLYVATRLLKERNAYLKQERVDRSYLEVLTAQLVDASVIIIKQRHFFLEELLEKCRAFYRQLSNDDTDITVRYLSCVPFSEKEQELKDALLKKYQKHLDRDLLLKQTTAGIHKEDFIFEMNNKELVSYASQGQKRSVLLALKIGMIHMIHEITQEYPVLLLDDVFSELDSYRQAELLKSLPQEVQIFISTTDTVDMEDINSNRRVTLWYVNNGTIERC, encoded by the coding sequence ATGAGACTGGAAACACTGCGTCTACATGATTTTCGCAACTATGCAGATATAAATGTCAGCTTTTCTGACGGCATCCATATACTGACAGGAAAGAATGCACAGGGAAAAACCAATTTACTGGAATCTATTCTCTATCTGTCCACGACCAGATCCCATCGAACAAGTGAAGATAAAGATCTAATCAAAGAAGGTGAAGAAGCCTTCTTTATTAAAGCCTCGATTGCAAAGGAACAGAAAACGGAGGATATCCGTGTGACGGTAAATGAAAAAGGGAAAAATCTTTTTATTTATCAGAATCCTGTAAATCGCGTCAGTGATTTTATTGGTGAATTTAACTCTGTTATGTTCTGTCCGGATGATATGAATCTGTTTCAGGCCTCTCCACGCGTCAGAAGACGCTTTGTGGACATGGAACTGAGTAAAATCAGTAAGAAGTATGTTTCTACTCTTTATGTCGCCACACGGCTTTTAAAAGAGCGCAATGCATATCTGAAGCAGGAGAGAGTAGATCGCTCTTATCTGGAGGTATTAACAGCACAGCTGGTGGATGCTTCTGTAATTATTATAAAGCAACGGCATTTCTTTCTTGAGGAGCTTTTAGAAAAATGCAGAGCCTTTTACCGGCAGCTTTCCAATGATGATACGGATATCACGGTCAGATATTTGAGCTGTGTTCCATTTTCAGAAAAGGAACAAGAGCTGAAGGATGCATTGCTGAAAAAATATCAGAAGCATCTGGATCGCGATTTGCTTTTAAAGCAGACAACAGCAGGTATTCATAAAGAAGATTTTATCTTTGAAATGAATAACAAGGAGCTTGTCAGCTATGCTTCCCAAGGACAAAAGCGAAGTGTGTTGCTGGCATTAAAAATCGGGATGATCCACATGATTCACGAAATCACGCAGGAATATCCGGTTTTATTGCTGGATGATGTATTTTCGGAGCTGGATAGCTACCGTCAGGCAGAATTGCTGAAATCCCTGCCGCAAGAGGTACAGATTTTTATATCCACGACAGATACGGTGGATATGGAAGATATAAACAGTAATCGCAGAGTTACGTTGTGGTACGTAAACAACGGAACAATCGAACGATGTTAG
- the dnaN gene encoding DNA polymerase III subunit beta has product MYFKVSKKEFYNALSVASRAISTFSPLPAFSGIKIDAKEDCLILTGSDSDVSIQTKLTKSEECVLEIRDMGSIVIEAKYILEIVRKIDAEEIEFEMIDGSLTKISGNTAEFRINGMRANEYPAIDFSKPKECFALKEETLKKVILQTSFATSDKETRPVLTGVNFHCEGNTLHCVATDSYRLAKKTIDIAEALNFNITIPAKSLSEVVKTLEGEGEVEIAVNDKKAQFIIHDTIVQTRLIDGVYPETSRLIPLQFDYELTIDSRDLLNAIDRASFIKNDGVSVIKFSLSEQECVLSSKSVEVGSSTEVLSSASFHGNSLEISCNGRYVFDAIKALSGSLVTFRLCGEMKPFIIKSVDDDNVLQLVLPVRTYA; this is encoded by the coding sequence ATGTACTTTAAGGTGTCTAAAAAAGAATTCTACAATGCATTATCTGTGGCATCACGTGCCATCTCTACATTTTCTCCTCTTCCGGCTTTTTCCGGTATTAAAATCGACGCAAAGGAGGATTGTCTGATTCTGACCGGAAGTGATTCCGATGTATCCATCCAGACAAAGCTGACAAAATCCGAAGAATGTGTTCTTGAAATTCGTGATATGGGTTCTATTGTTATAGAAGCAAAATATATCCTTGAAATCGTTCGTAAAATCGATGCAGAAGAAATTGAATTTGAAATGATAGACGGTTCTCTCACTAAGATCAGTGGAAATACAGCAGAATTCAGAATTAACGGAATGCGTGCCAATGAATATCCGGCCATTGATTTTTCAAAGCCGAAGGAATGCTTTGCCTTGAAAGAGGAAACATTGAAAAAGGTTATTTTGCAGACCAGCTTTGCGACAAGTGATAAGGAAACGCGTCCGGTACTGACCGGTGTGAATTTTCACTGTGAAGGAAATACGTTGCATTGTGTTGCCACAGACTCCTATCGACTGGCTAAGAAAACCATCGATATTGCTGAAGCTTTAAACTTCAATATCACCATTCCTGCAAAATCCCTTTCAGAGGTTGTAAAAACACTGGAAGGTGAAGGAGAGGTTGAAATAGCAGTGAATGATAAAAAAGCACAGTTTATTATTCACGATACAATCGTACAGACAAGACTGATTGATGGCGTATACCCGGAAACGAGCCGTCTGATTCCATTGCAGTTTGATTATGAGCTGACGATTGATTCCAGAGATTTATTAAATGCGATTGACCGTGCAAGCTTTATTAAAAATGACGGTGTATCTGTTATCAAATTCAGTTTGAGTGAACAGGAATGTGTGCTGTCCAGTAAATCAGTAGAGGTTGGATCCTCCACAGAGGTTTTAAGCAGTGCAAGCTTCCATGGAAATTCTCTGGAAATCAGCTGTAACGGACGCTATGTATTTGATGCGATCAAAGCATTGAGCGGCAGTCTTGTGACATTCCGTTTATGCGGAGAAATGAAGCCGTTTATTATCAAATCTGTCGATGATGATAATGTTTTACAGCTTGTTCTTCCAGTAAGAACCTACGCTTAA